A single region of the Chryseobacterium sp. 6424 genome encodes:
- the trxA gene encoding thioredoxin: protein MALEITDQSFKEVVLNSDKPVLVDFWAVWCGPCRMLGPIVEEVAEDFEGKAIVGKVDVDNNQQVSVDYGIRNIPTLLIFKNGQVVDKIVGVNSKEFITEKLSAHL from the coding sequence ATGGCATTAGAAATAACAGATCAGTCGTTTAAAGAGGTTGTATTAAATTCAGATAAGCCAGTACTGGTAGATTTTTGGGCAGTATGGTGCGGACCTTGTCGTATGCTGGGACCAATCGTTGAAGAAGTTGCAGAGGATTTTGAAGGGAAGGCGATTGTAGGGAAAGTGGATGTGGACAACAATCAGCAGGTTTCTGTAGATTACGGAATCCGTAATATCCCTACACTTCTTATCTTTAAGAATGGTCAGGTAGTTGATAAGATTGTAGGTGTTAACTCGAAAGAGTTTATTACAGAGAAGTTATCTGCCCACTTATAG
- a CDS encoding cysteine desulfurase family protein — translation MDRIYLDNAATTPLAEEVIDAMVQVLKVNFGNPSSTHSFGQEAKILIETVRREVADYLKVTPAEIVFTSCGTESNNMIIKSCVNHLAVERIITSPMEHKCVAETVMDMKKRRGLEVVYLRPDSNGDISLDDLVQQLKSSDKKTLVSLMHANNEIGNLLDLKKTAQICKEHGALFHSDTVQTMAHMEIDFSDIPVDFASCSAHKFHGPKGSGFAFIRKSSGLKGIITGGPQERSLRAGTENVCGIVGLGRALELSLKNMQAYTEHIKSIKEYTIQKLTQIIPGIRFNGRSAEESSLYTVLSVLLPFKDPMIGLKLDMKGIAISQGSACSSGAAKPSMVMMMLLDDEDMQRTTPLRISFSHLTTKEDIDALAEALKEISQPFIIENADGTYR, via the coding sequence ATGGATAGAATATATCTGGATAATGCCGCTACCACGCCACTCGCAGAAGAAGTTATTGATGCCATGGTACAGGTACTGAAAGTGAATTTCGGCAACCCCTCATCCACACACAGTTTTGGCCAGGAAGCGAAGATCCTGATCGAAACCGTACGCCGCGAGGTCGCGGATTATCTGAAGGTAACGCCTGCTGAGATCGTTTTTACCTCTTGCGGGACCGAATCTAATAACATGATTATAAAATCGTGTGTCAACCATTTGGCGGTAGAGCGCATTATCACTTCGCCGATGGAGCATAAATGCGTTGCAGAGACTGTCATGGACATGAAGAAACGCAGAGGGTTAGAAGTGGTGTATCTACGGCCAGACAGTAACGGTGACATCAGCCTTGATGATCTTGTGCAGCAACTGAAAAGTTCCGATAAGAAGACTTTGGTGAGTTTAATGCATGCCAACAACGAAATTGGCAACCTGCTCGACCTGAAGAAAACAGCACAGATCTGTAAGGAACACGGGGCGCTTTTCCATTCGGATACGGTACAGACGATGGCCCATATGGAGATTGATTTCTCAGACATTCCGGTGGATTTTGCCTCCTGCAGCGCACACAAATTTCATGGACCTAAAGGCAGTGGTTTTGCTTTCATACGCAAATCTTCAGGCCTTAAAGGGATTATTACCGGTGGCCCACAAGAGCGCTCATTGCGTGCAGGTACCGAGAACGTGTGTGGAATCGTAGGTTTGGGCAGAGCGCTGGAGCTTTCTTTGAAAAACATGCAGGCATACACCGAGCATATTAAAAGCATTAAAGAATACACGATACAAAAGCTTACACAAATAATTCCTGGTATCCGTTTTAACGGTAGAAGTGCTGAAGAAAGCAGCTTATACACGGTGCTGAGTGTATTATTGCCCTTTAAAGATCCTATGATTGGCCTTAAATTAGATATGAAAGGTATAGCCATATCACAGGGTAGTGCCTGCTCTTCCGGGGCTGCAAAACCATCGATGGTGATGATGATGCTATTGGATGACGAGGATATGCAACGCACAACGCCTTTAAGGATCTCCTTCAGCCATCTTACCACTAAAGAGGACATTGATGCGCTGGCAGAAGCCCTGAAGGAAATCTCACAGCCATTCATCATAGAAAATGCTGATGGTACCTATAGATAG
- a CDS encoding HAD-IB family hydrolase encodes MRKLYLFDFDGTLTFRDTMFLFLKFYHPRRFYLSFLVHIPLFVLLKLKLADAEKVKKSFISAVLKGEKRQEIEARAQEFFLRHHKALIRPNAQQFIDKINRNQTEIYIVSASLDIWVKPFADNWGFKLLATQADFDNEIFTGNFMGKNCNGDEKRCRIKTAIAHQKFDKTIAFGDSTGDREMLAWADESHFEFFH; translated from the coding sequence ATGAGAAAACTCTATCTTTTCGATTTTGATGGTACCCTCACATTTCGGGATACCATGTTCCTTTTCCTGAAGTTCTATCATCCAAGGAGATTTTATCTGTCATTCTTAGTACATATTCCGCTGTTCGTATTACTTAAACTAAAACTTGCGGACGCTGAAAAAGTGAAGAAAAGTTTCATCTCAGCTGTTTTGAAAGGAGAAAAAAGACAGGAAATAGAGGCCCGCGCGCAGGAGTTTTTCTTACGGCATCATAAGGCGCTCATTCGGCCCAACGCACAGCAATTTATTGATAAAATCAACAGAAATCAAACCGAAATCTACATCGTTTCAGCCTCACTGGATATTTGGGTGAAACCATTTGCTGATAACTGGGGCTTTAAATTGCTCGCTACACAGGCTGATTTTGATAATGAAATATTCACAGGCAATTTTATGGGCAAAAACTGCAATGGTGACGAAAAGCGCTGCAGGATAAAAACCGCCATTGCCCACCAAAAGTTCGATAAAACCATTGCTTTCGGTGATTCTACTGGCGACCGCGAGATGTTGGCTTGGGCAGATGAAAGCCATTTTGAATTTTTTCATTAA
- a CDS encoding SDR family NAD(P)-dependent oxidoreductase: MIVLGSNSEVAQAFVERVLQTGEKFPSVYLFTSNRDTAEKFARHIDVKYLQHSEIIALDLMNDTDFTKFSDIQSDLLFCASGYLGEGTEEALYNTKNTDRIVGINYARLLPILNYFAEKMERKRSGTMIVLSSVAGERGRQSNFIYGSAKAGLTAYLSGLRNYLYSRNVHVITIKPGFMDTKMTEGLPLNPTLTATPKQAANLIYKAYKAKRNVVYVLPVWSLIMMMIRAVPEFIFKKMKL, from the coding sequence ATGATTGTATTAGGAAGTAATTCGGAAGTAGCGCAGGCATTTGTAGAAAGAGTTTTGCAAACCGGTGAAAAATTCCCCTCTGTCTATTTATTCACCTCCAACAGGGATACGGCCGAGAAATTTGCCCGTCATATTGATGTCAAATATCTGCAACACTCAGAAATCATCGCACTTGATCTGATGAACGATACTGATTTTACGAAGTTTTCTGATATACAGAGCGATCTGCTCTTCTGTGCCTCCGGTTACTTAGGCGAGGGTACCGAAGAGGCCTTGTATAACACGAAAAACACCGACCGTATTGTGGGTATCAACTATGCACGACTCCTCCCTATCCTTAATTATTTTGCAGAAAAAATGGAAAGGAAACGTTCCGGTACCATGATTGTGCTGTCATCGGTCGCTGGCGAACGCGGAAGACAGAGCAATTTCATCTACGGCAGCGCCAAGGCAGGACTTACCGCTTACCTAAGCGGTTTACGCAACTATCTGTATTCGCGCAACGTACATGTAATCACTATAAAACCAGGTTTTATGGATACTAAGATGACGGAGGGATTACCGCTTAACCCAACCCTTACCGCCACACCGAAGCAGGCTGCCAACCTTATTTACAAAGCCTACAAAGCGAAACGCAACGTAGTGTATGTGTTGCCGGTTTGGTCACTTATCATGATGATGATCCGTGCTGTTCCTGAGTTTATTTTCAAGAAAATGAAGTTATAA
- a CDS encoding FAD-binding protein, with product MKPNFIQKVANWGNFPVVEKEIRSEDSLLKIQDFVRNNNEVIARGNGRCYGDAALAEHIFSTKRLNKFISFDRLNGIIACEAGMLLSEILEVIVPQGYFLYVTPGTKFITVGGAIASDVHGKNHHQEGCFSEYLIEFSLLNEHAEVITCSRKENPDKFWATIGGMGLTGIILDAKFRLKNISTSYIKQESIKAENLDEIFQLFDESEDWTYNVAWIDCLQKGPKLGRSILMRGEHALLQELPAKLAGTPLRLKKKIVPTVPFYFPGFILNNLTVKLFNVLYFKKQRTKIKKDIVDYESFFYPLDVVNDWNKIYGKKGFIQYQMVIPRANGKDGMRKILETIAHSKNGSFLAVLKLFGKNNPQAFNSFPIEGYTLALDFKVNSKLSALVQQLDDIVSEYGGRIYLTKDSMSRSSLTNYLQQVQNAKFVSLQHKRILSNL from the coding sequence ATGAAACCCAATTTCATACAGAAGGTGGCCAACTGGGGAAATTTTCCTGTAGTTGAAAAAGAAATCCGGTCTGAAGACTCTTTGCTGAAAATACAGGATTTTGTACGGAACAATAATGAGGTAATCGCGCGGGGAAATGGCCGTTGCTACGGTGATGCCGCGTTGGCAGAACATATCTTTTCCACCAAAAGACTTAATAAGTTCATCAGCTTCGATAGGCTAAATGGCATCATCGCGTGCGAAGCAGGTATGCTACTCTCCGAAATTCTAGAGGTTATCGTACCGCAAGGCTATTTTCTTTACGTAACCCCAGGGACCAAATTCATCACTGTAGGTGGCGCTATCGCTTCTGATGTACACGGCAAAAATCATCATCAGGAAGGTTGCTTTTCAGAATACTTGATCGAATTTTCTTTGTTGAATGAACATGCGGAGGTCATTACATGTTCGCGCAAGGAAAATCCCGATAAGTTCTGGGCTACCATCGGCGGAATGGGACTTACAGGTATTATTCTGGATGCTAAATTCAGGCTAAAGAACATCAGTACGTCTTATATCAAGCAGGAAAGTATCAAAGCGGAAAATCTTGATGAAATTTTCCAACTTTTCGATGAAAGTGAAGACTGGACATACAATGTCGCTTGGATTGACTGTCTGCAGAAAGGGCCCAAACTCGGCAGAAGCATCCTGATGCGTGGCGAGCATGCGCTGCTACAGGAACTGCCGGCAAAACTTGCGGGTACACCGCTTAGGCTGAAGAAAAAAATAGTACCCACCGTCCCGTTTTATTTTCCGGGGTTTATACTTAATAATCTTACGGTAAAACTCTTCAATGTGCTGTATTTTAAAAAACAGCGTACCAAGATAAAAAAGGATATTGTAGACTACGAAAGTTTCTTCTATCCGCTTGATGTAGTAAACGACTGGAATAAGATTTACGGCAAAAAAGGCTTTATTCAATATCAGATGGTTATCCCGAGAGCCAACGGAAAAGATGGGATGCGCAAGATTCTGGAGACCATCGCCCACAGCAAGAATGGCTCTTTCCTGGCGGTGCTGAAGTTGTTCGGGAAAAACAATCCACAGGCCTTTAATTCTTTTCCTATTGAAGGGTACACCCTAGCGCTGGATTTTAAGGTCAATAGCAAACTCAGCGCACTGGTACAGCAACTGGATGATATTGTCTCGGAATATGGCGGACGAATTTACCTGACCAAAGACAGTATGAGTAGATCTTCGCTCACTAATTATCTACAGCAGGTACAGAATGCCAAATTCGTTTCTTTGCAGCATAAAAGAATCCTCAGTAATCTCTAA
- a CDS encoding decaprenyl-phosphate phosphoribosyltransferase — MTKYLKLLRVEQWVKNLFVFAPLFFSGNITNLDLLAKSIFAFVVFSFTASSIYIVNDYSDIESDRKHPDKKNRPLASGAIRKPVAISVFIALVCSIILLIFFGQHFLHRDLLKFSAVIAFYFVMNIAYTFRLKHVAIIDVCIIAIGFVLRVSAGGYASGIYISQWAILLTFVLALVLAIGKRRGELINAQISGKTRRALDGYNVQFADIALSISCTLAIICYLMFTLSPEVQQKFHSRVFYTVFFVVFAFLRYLQQTLVYNKTESPTKIIYKDRYIQVTLVLWLAAFLLQIYFK; from the coding sequence ATGACGAAATATTTAAAACTTCTTCGCGTAGAGCAGTGGGTAAAAAATCTTTTTGTTTTCGCACCTCTGTTCTTCTCGGGAAATATTACCAATCTGGATCTGCTGGCCAAAAGTATTTTTGCATTTGTAGTGTTTTCATTTACAGCAAGCAGCATCTATATCGTGAATGATTATTCTGATATCGAGTCGGACCGTAAGCATCCTGATAAAAAGAACCGTCCCTTAGCCAGTGGTGCTATCCGAAAGCCTGTAGCGATTTCGGTTTTTATAGCACTGGTCTGTTCCATTATCCTTTTGATATTTTTCGGTCAGCATTTTTTGCACCGCGATTTGCTGAAGTTTTCCGCGGTCATTGCATTTTATTTTGTGATGAATATCGCTTACACTTTTCGTCTGAAACACGTCGCGATTATTGATGTCTGCATTATTGCGATTGGCTTTGTGCTGCGTGTATCAGCTGGTGGTTATGCCTCGGGGATATATATTTCTCAGTGGGCGATCTTGCTGACATTTGTGTTGGCACTGGTATTGGCAATTGGTAAACGTAGGGGAGAACTCATTAATGCACAGATTTCCGGTAAAACCAGGCGGGCGCTTGATGGGTATAATGTGCAGTTCGCGGATATCGCGCTTTCGATAAGTTGTACCCTGGCCATCATCTGTTACCTGATGTTTACCCTCTCGCCAGAAGTACAGCAGAAGTTCCATTCCAGGGTATTTTACACCGTGTTTTTTGTTGTATTCGCTTTCCTACGATATCTTCAGCAGACACTCGTATATAACAAAACCGAATCACCGACTAAAATTATCTATAAAGACCGATATATTCAGGTAACGCTGGTGTTGTGGCTTGCCGCATTTTTACTTCAAATCTATTTCAAATAA
- a CDS encoding OmpA family protein has product MRFLNKTNFAGLFLSAGLLLTSCETVQNANNQQKGTVIGATAGAVLGGVLGNNLGKGKNAPAGAVLGGIVGGVAGNVIGRNMDKQAKEIKETLPGAEVERVGEGIRVTMKENMVNFGFDSSELTAAAKANLNKLATVLKNNMDTNINIYGHTDSKGTDAYNLSLSERRAAAVKSYLVSQGVASSRMITMGMGEKEPVASNNTDAGRAENRRVEFAITANEEMINEAQNNN; this is encoded by the coding sequence ATGAGATTCTTAAATAAAACCAATTTCGCAGGTTTATTTCTGTCAGCAGGTTTACTGCTTACCAGTTGCGAAACTGTACAAAATGCCAATAACCAACAAAAAGGTACCGTTATCGGTGCAACAGCCGGCGCTGTATTAGGCGGGGTGTTGGGTAACAATCTCGGCAAAGGTAAAAATGCGCCAGCCGGCGCTGTGCTGGGTGGCATCGTAGGTGGTGTAGCCGGTAATGTGATTGGCCGTAATATGGACAAACAGGCCAAAGAAATTAAAGAAACATTGCCAGGCGCGGAAGTAGAACGTGTAGGTGAAGGTATACGTGTGACGATGAAAGAGAATATGGTAAACTTCGGTTTCGATTCTTCAGAACTCACCGCTGCGGCTAAAGCTAACCTTAATAAACTGGCGACCGTCCTTAAAAATAATATGGATACGAACATCAATATCTACGGACATACCGACAGCAAAGGGACTGATGCTTATAACCTTTCACTCTCTGAAAGACGTGCGGCCGCGGTTAAATCATATTTGGTTTCCCAAGGGGTCGCTTCATCGCGCATGATTACCATGGGAATGGGCGAAAAAGAACCTGTAGCAAGTAATAACACCGATGCAGGCAGAGCCGAAAACCGACGTGTAGAGTTTGCCATTACCGCGAACGAGGAAATGATTAACGAGGCACAAAACAACAATTAA
- a CDS encoding lipocalin family protein encodes MKNLLLAGFVGAALTVSCSTAKTAQNNRAEFLQLKGDWEITSVNYDKNYKVKPFDEGADAQCFVGSHWRLIPNNWTGSYTLSGGGACPSVIQPIKFEVVNGSEFKFKKMLEGSKAKSVTEGYSLNLISQTADSFSLEQNVNSAGDNVRIIYNFSRTGMKN; translated from the coding sequence ATGAAAAATCTATTATTAGCGGGCTTCGTAGGGGCAGCACTTACTGTTTCTTGCAGTACGGCTAAAACCGCTCAGAACAACAGGGCCGAGTTTCTTCAGCTAAAAGGTGACTGGGAGATTACCAGTGTAAACTACGATAAAAATTATAAGGTGAAGCCATTTGATGAAGGTGCGGATGCACAGTGTTTCGTAGGAAGCCACTGGAGGCTTATCCCCAATAATTGGACAGGCTCTTACACTTTGAGTGGCGGCGGCGCATGCCCAAGCGTGATTCAGCCTATTAAATTTGAAGTGGTAAACGGTTCTGAATTCAAATTCAAAAAAATGCTAGAAGGCTCCAAAGCAAAATCTGTCACTGAAGGGTATTCATTAAATCTCATCAGTCAAACTGCAGATTCTTTTAGCCTCGAACAGAATGTGAACTCAGCGGGTGATAATGTAAGGATCATCTACAACTTCAGCCGAACCGGAATGAAAAATTAA
- a CDS encoding S8 family serine peptidase has protein sequence MKKLLIAAYFLAGTAAFAQADSQPVDPMKDKDLMTWYHKDFAATNVYGVNTDNAYKYLESKGLKAKPVVVGVLDSGVEVDHPGLMKNMWRNPNEIPNNGKDDDNNGYVDDVHGWNFMGGKNGDIDVDNMEVTRVVKKYKDVFEGANSTVNKANQAKMPNEFEMYMKSKELFTKKSLEAKQGYETYSRIQQMIPSMIALLNGQPLTTEAVAAIKPTTQEQAMAASVLGQLVNDPSVKGKAPAEVQKFLEAQMKEALDYYGPQATKQYNLDYDPRAEIVGDNYDDYTERFYGNNNYEGPDAQHGTHVAGIIAGMPHGAEVQYGVGYKTARIMTVRTVPNGDERDKDVANSIRYAVDNGAKILNMSFGKPVSPGKNIVWEAFKYAQDKGVLLVKAAGNENENIEENIYYPTNFQDVTDPAPFINNMIVVGASTNNNEFLRASFSNYNQKMVNVFAPGDKIYSTVPDGKYEYLQGTSMAAPVVAGAASVLLAYMPNLTPAQIIEALVKTSNKSSVNAMISSNTNNSFNLISQAGGVIDVLKAAEYAYTNFYKPMPAAKNAAPKKTVKKVKK, from the coding sequence ATGAAAAAATTACTCATCGCAGCTTACTTTCTCGCAGGCACAGCTGCGTTTGCACAAGCCGACAGCCAGCCGGTGGATCCAATGAAAGATAAAGATCTGATGACTTGGTATCACAAAGATTTTGCTGCCACCAACGTATATGGTGTAAATACCGATAATGCATATAAATATCTGGAGTCCAAAGGCCTTAAAGCCAAACCAGTTGTCGTAGGCGTACTCGACAGCGGGGTAGAAGTGGACCATCCCGGACTAATGAAAAACATGTGGAGAAATCCGAATGAAATCCCAAACAACGGCAAAGACGATGATAACAATGGTTATGTAGACGACGTACATGGCTGGAATTTCATGGGCGGGAAAAACGGTGACATCGATGTAGATAATATGGAAGTAACCCGCGTGGTGAAGAAGTATAAAGATGTCTTTGAAGGCGCAAACTCCACTGTCAATAAAGCGAATCAGGCAAAAATGCCGAATGAGTTCGAAATGTACATGAAGTCCAAGGAACTCTTCACTAAGAAAAGCCTCGAAGCCAAACAAGGGTACGAAACCTATTCGCGCATTCAGCAAATGATCCCATCAATGATTGCGTTGCTCAACGGCCAGCCGCTCACCACTGAAGCTGTGGCCGCCATTAAGCCTACCACACAGGAGCAGGCGATGGCAGCTTCGGTACTTGGTCAGTTGGTGAACGACCCTTCAGTGAAAGGGAAAGCACCGGCTGAAGTACAAAAGTTTCTGGAAGCACAAATGAAAGAAGCGCTCGATTATTATGGTCCCCAGGCTACCAAGCAGTATAATCTTGATTATGATCCGCGTGCCGAAATTGTAGGCGATAACTATGATGATTATACGGAGCGTTTTTATGGTAATAACAATTACGAAGGCCCGGATGCCCAGCACGGGACACACGTTGCAGGCATTATCGCAGGTATGCCACACGGTGCCGAAGTACAATATGGTGTAGGCTATAAAACCGCAAGAATCATGACCGTTCGTACCGTGCCAAATGGTGATGAAAGAGATAAGGACGTGGCCAATTCCATACGATATGCAGTGGATAACGGCGCTAAAATCTTGAATATGAGTTTCGGCAAACCCGTTTCTCCCGGCAAGAATATCGTTTGGGAAGCATTTAAATATGCGCAGGATAAAGGTGTGTTACTCGTAAAAGCTGCTGGTAATGAGAATGAAAACATCGAGGAGAATATATATTACCCAACCAACTTCCAGGATGTTACCGATCCGGCACCTTTTATTAATAACATGATTGTGGTGGGCGCTTCTACCAATAATAATGAGTTTCTAAGAGCCAGTTTCTCCAACTACAACCAAAAGATGGTGAATGTGTTTGCCCCAGGCGATAAAATTTACTCTACTGTGCCCGATGGCAAATATGAGTATCTGCAAGGGACATCAATGGCAGCTCCGGTGGTTGCAGGCGCAGCATCGGTATTGCTGGCTTACATGCCTAACCTCACACCGGCGCAAATCATCGAAGCACTGGTGAAGACTTCAAACAAATCTTCTGTAAACGCGATGATTTCATCAAATACCAATAACAGCTTCAACCTTATTTCTCAGGCAGGCGGAGTTATTGATGTGCTGAAAGCGGCGGAATATGCCTATACTAATTTCTATAAACCAATGCCAGCAGCCAAAAATGCGGCACCTAAAAAAACGGTAAAAAAGGTTAAGAAATAA
- a CDS encoding WbqC family protein: MKVLLPIFYLPPVSWFAVFLQSKAVELEQFEHFPKQTYRNRTTIYGANGRLSLIIPISHNGKRVLNETEISYRENWQKLHWKSIKTAYQSSPYFEFYEDKLEAIFNFSTPSLIEFNLNALKVIQQILKTEKEYTLSGEYLKEPEGKNYREKFPAKHREDYGLETYYQTFSDKFGFEADLSILDLICNKGPETLTYLKNIDLNKI, encoded by the coding sequence ATGAAAGTTTTATTACCTATATTTTATCTTCCGCCAGTGTCATGGTTCGCTGTCTTTTTACAAAGTAAAGCAGTAGAACTGGAGCAATTTGAGCATTTCCCGAAACAGACTTACCGTAACCGTACCACCATTTATGGGGCCAATGGTCGTCTGTCACTCATTATTCCGATAAGCCATAACGGTAAACGTGTACTGAATGAAACAGAAATTTCTTACCGCGAAAACTGGCAGAAACTCCATTGGAAATCTATTAAAACCGCGTATCAGAGTTCGCCGTATTTCGAGTTTTATGAAGATAAGCTCGAGGCTATATTTAACTTTAGTACCCCTTCTCTTATCGAATTTAATCTGAACGCCCTGAAAGTCATTCAGCAAATCTTGAAAACAGAAAAAGAATATACGTTGAGCGGCGAGTACCTGAAAGAACCGGAAGGAAAAAATTACCGGGAAAAATTTCCTGCCAAACACCGGGAGGATTATGGTCTCGAAACTTATTACCAGACTTTCTCGGACAAATTCGGGTTTGAGGCAGATCTCTCCATACTCGATTTAATATGTAACAAAGGCCCGGAAACGCTTACTTATCTTAAGAATATCGATCTAAACAAAATTTAA